A single Tuberibacillus sp. Marseille-P3662 DNA region contains:
- a CDS encoding ATP-binding protein codes for MRSVKETLANMKTSFKIVGTRTCEHCGTEVKIIETSKGQVSRCLTCDDEQLKQQQIESIKQQKWRKAKAIFDKYSLIPPDIKKASFENYIPDDDPSKEDALQKAKWYANHFMDDEFKQKNFQSLFFRGLYGLGKSHLSYCISKAVAEKGYQSLFINIPDLMTAIKDTFNKESETTESEIMKIISDVDLLVLDDIGAEYVKVEDGRESWAADKLFQIMNSRIGKANVFTTNYTSADLVKKYGHHGGRLVSRMMQGTKPIKIQGDDWRLKQL; via the coding sequence ATGCGGTCGGTCAAAGAGACACTAGCCAATATGAAAACCTCTTTTAAAATTGTCGGAACCCGTACTTGTGAACATTGCGGTACAGAAGTCAAAATCATCGAAACGTCAAAGGGACAGGTCAGTCGTTGTCTCACCTGTGATGATGAGCAATTAAAGCAACAACAAATAGAATCAATCAAGCAACAAAAATGGCGGAAGGCTAAAGCAATATTTGATAAATACAGTTTAATCCCACCTGATATTAAGAAAGCATCTTTTGAGAATTACATACCTGACGACGATCCCAGCAAAGAAGATGCTCTTCAAAAAGCAAAATGGTACGCCAATCATTTCATGGATGATGAATTTAAACAAAAGAATTTCCAGTCATTGTTTTTTCGTGGCTTATATGGATTAGGAAAGTCTCATTTGTCATATTGCATTTCCAAGGCAGTTGCAGAAAAAGGTTATCAGTCACTATTTATCAATATCCCTGATTTGATGACGGCGATTAAAGACACATTTAACAAGGAGTCTGAAACAACAGAATCAGAGATTATGAAAATCATTAGTGATGTTGATCTACTTGTTTTGGATGATATTGGTGCTGAATATGTGAAAGTCGAAGATGGTCGAGAAAGTTGGGCAGCGGACAAGCTCTTTCAAATCATGAATTCGCGAATAGGCAAAGCCAATGTTTTCACTACAAATTATACGTCAGCTGATCTCGTAAAAAAGTATGGTCATCATGGTGGTCGTCTCGTCTCCCGAATGATGCAAGGAACTAAGCCTATAAAAATTCAAGGTGATGATTGGAGGTTGAAGCAATTATGA
- a CDS encoding YopX family protein, whose protein sequence is MSNIKFRYIVRHKASGNIETKHYFLSQIEERPLKELSPAFLADYELLSRDQYTGLRDKNGVEVYEGDVLDCNGGIAVVFYSKRFVSYKLHFYSPFEQEQPFYFWDLEGFVIGNVYENPELLEVSADD, encoded by the coding sequence ATGAGCAATATTAAATTTCGCTATATCGTGAGGCACAAAGCAAGTGGAAACATTGAAACAAAGCATTATTTTTTATCGCAAATCGAAGAACGACCATTAAAAGAATTATCCCCAGCATTCTTAGCAGATTATGAATTGCTATCTAGAGATCAGTACACCGGACTCAGGGACAAAAACGGAGTTGAGGTTTATGAGGGGGACGTTTTGGACTGTAACGGCGGTATTGCAGTTGTATTTTATTCTAAAAGATTTGTATCTTACAAGTTGCATTTTTACTCTCCGTTTGAACAGGAACAACCTTTTTATTTTTGGGATTTAGAAGGATTTGTTATCGGAAATGTCTATGAGAATCCGGAATTGTTGGAGGTGAGTGCCGATGATTGA
- a CDS encoding conserved phage C-terminal domain-containing protein, with product MAKFRQIHTTFWQDPKVLEEMTPEDKYFYLYLLTNPNTTQIGVYQITRKQMAFDLGYSIESVRSLLERFVNHHKVVKYNENTREIAVINWGKYNLHRAGKPVIDLIAKELESVKDKSLLQDIAQNVHNEAILDQFSRYVDDTWTVRGQEEEEEEEEEKEEEIEEEKIPYVEIVNYLNSATGSKYRAQTNKTRSLIKARWNEGFRFNDFKLVIEIKTHEWVNDPKMSKFLRPETLFGTKFESYLNQDEVGEQNAVGQRDTSQYENLF from the coding sequence TTGGCTAAATTTAGACAAATCCATACAACATTTTGGCAAGATCCTAAAGTGTTGGAAGAAATGACGCCAGAGGACAAATATTTTTACCTTTATCTTTTGACCAATCCAAACACCACACAGATCGGTGTTTATCAGATCACGAGAAAGCAAATGGCCTTTGATTTAGGCTATTCTATTGAGTCAGTCCGAAGTTTGCTAGAACGGTTCGTCAATCACCATAAGGTTGTTAAGTACAACGAAAACACGAGGGAAATTGCAGTCATCAACTGGGGTAAATACAACCTTCACCGTGCAGGAAAACCAGTTATTGATTTAATTGCTAAGGAATTAGAGAGTGTTAAAGATAAATCCCTTCTTCAAGATATCGCTCAAAATGTCCATAATGAAGCGATTTTGGATCAATTTTCACGATACGTGGACGACACGTGGACGGTAAGGGGACAAGAAGAAGAAGAAGAAGAAGAAGAAGAAAAAGAAGAAGAAATAGAAGAAGAGAAAATACCTTACGTCGAGATAGTAAACTATCTCAACTCTGCAACTGGATCCAAATATCGGGCACAAACTAATAAAACACGATCACTGATCAAAGCACGTTGGAACGAAGGTTTTCGATTTAATGATTTTAAACTTGTCATTGAGATTAAGACCCATGAATGGGTGAATGATCCTAAAATGTCCAAGTTCCTTCGTCCTGAAACGCTCTTTGGAACAAAATTTGAATCTTATCTGAATCAAGATGAAGTTGGTGAACAAAATGCGGTCGGTCAAAGAGACACTAGCCAATATGAAAACCTCTTTTAA
- a CDS encoding zinc-finger domain-containing protein: MNAERHATIIQIRKLEDQYCDHCEKKSGISGRTGYLDVCLKCPIGKRINDLGKNLDNKQPKKKKHKKKINKVDDADLMRLHYEGMIPKEIAEQLGCTIQTVYWKKSQMGLTRKRAIK, from the coding sequence ATGAACGCTGAACGCCATGCAACCATCATCCAAATCAGAAAACTCGAAGATCAATACTGCGATCACTGTGAAAAGAAATCTGGGATAAGCGGCAGAACAGGTTATCTTGATGTCTGTCTGAAATGTCCGATCGGAAAACGAATCAATGATCTTGGCAAAAATCTGGACAATAAGCAACCGAAGAAAAAGAAACACAAAAAGAAAATCAACAAGGTTGATGATGCAGATCTAATGCGTCTGCACTATGAAGGCATGATCCCCAAAGAAATCGCTGAACAATTAGGTTGCACAATTCAGACCGTATATTGGAAAAAGAGTCAGATGGGATTAACCAGAAAGAGGGCGATTAAATAA
- a CDS encoding nucleoside triphosphate pyrophosphohydrolase family protein, with protein sequence MNINDYQKATERTAGKFDDLQTELVAWAMGIGGESGEVVDAIKKIAFHGHYIGSDEARLKIVYELGDLLFYITRMADALGYDLDEVTDLNIKKLEKRYPNGFDPERSRNRDDNHEEA encoded by the coding sequence ATGAATATCAATGACTATCAAAAAGCGACAGAACGAACAGCAGGCAAGTTTGACGATCTTCAAACAGAACTTGTCGCGTGGGCAATGGGTATTGGCGGTGAATCAGGCGAGGTTGTGGACGCTATCAAGAAAATAGCATTTCACGGTCATTATATTGGCAGTGATGAAGCACGGTTGAAAATTGTTTATGAATTAGGCGATCTATTGTTTTATATCACCCGAATGGCGGATGCGCTTGGTTATGACCTTGATGAAGTAACCGATTTGAATATTAAAAAACTTGAAAAACGATATCCAAACGGCTTTGATCCAGAGCGTAGCCGAAACAGGGATGATAATCATGAAGAAGCGTGA